ATTGCAGCACTACCAGGCGCATTACCGCTGCCACTACTTCGTCGCCGACATCCACGCGTTGACGACATACAGAGGGCCGGACAAGGCCGCAGACGGTGATCCGCTCCTTGTCCGCACGCTGCATGTGGCCCGGACCTATCTGGCGGCGGGGCTCGACCCCGGGCGTACGCTCCTCTACCGCCAATCCGGGGTCGCGGCGCACGTGTGCGAACTGTTCACGTACCTCGCCATGGCGACACCCCTTGGCGAACTGCTGCGCTGCCCCACGTTCAAGGAGAAGACCCGCCGCCAGCCTCACAACGTCAACCTGGGCCTGGTCAGCTACCCGGTGCTGATGGCGGCGGACATCCTGTTGCTCAATGCCGAGGTGGTACCGGTGGGCGAGGATCAGTTGGTTCACCTGGAGCTGGCCCGGGAGATCGTGCGGCGGTTCAACGGACGCCACGGTCCCGTGTTTCAGGAGCCTCGGCCCCTGCCGGAGAATGCGGTCCGGGTTCCGTCGCTGACAGGCAACGGCAAGATGAGCAAATCCGGCACAAAGGAGTCGGCGATCCTCGTCACAGACACCCCCGAGCAGATCCGCCAAAAGGTCGGTGGAGCCTTTTCCGATCCCCTTCGGGTAGATCGTCATCTGCCCGGGCATCCCACCCCCGACGGGTGCAACGTGTTTCACCTGCATACCTTCTTTACCCGGTATCATGAGCGGGAGCGTATCGCCCACCGGTGCCTCGCCGCTGAGATCGGCTGCGTGGAATGCAAGCAGCATCTCGCGGGCAGCCTCATGACCTTTCTCGGGCCAATTCAGGAGGCGGCAGAACGCCTGACGGACGACGACGTGCTGGAAGTGCTGGAGGACGGCGAAAGGAGGGTTCGGAGCCGGGCGGAGGCTACGATCGTACGGGTGCGTGAGGCCATTGGCCTTCGAATGGTTTGACCGATCGCCACCCTCACGGAAGCGGAAGTCTCGCCAACGCCAGCACGTGCTCGTCTCCGCGGTCCGGCCAGGGATGAGCGAACAAGTCGGGCGCCCCCGCCGGCTTCCCCGTGGCGCAGCCGGCAAGCGCATCGCGTTCGCCGGCCGGCACCTGGAGGGCCAACCCCGGTGGGACGGGTATTTATGCCCTGGCCACGATGCAGACAGGGCGAGCTTTCGCAAAGTCTGGTTCAAAGACAGCGGCGAACGCCAGGAAAGGGCTACACGTCTCCGTACTATACGGGGAGCGACCGCCACCCGACAGCAGCCGGGGCGTTCAGCTGACTGCGGTAACGCAGGGAGGTACGGAGAAAGGAGCCCGGCGCCAGGATGAGCCCTGAGAGGATTCCCGCTCAAGTTCCCCTTCCTCGGTCGAAAACGAGCTGTGCCAGCCGTTCACGCCCCCACAGGACCGGGACCGAAGCGGGCACGGCGAAGTCAGCCAATCCGGGGTCGCCAACCAAGTGTCCGTTGACAGGAGGACGGCGGCCTCGAACGAACCGTTCGGCTTCACCAGCCTAACAGTACCCGCCCACCGCACACGTCACGCTCCCCCTCTCACACGATCCTGGCCGCTTCACCCCCACCCGTGCCCCATGGGCCACACCCCGGTTGGGGCAGCCGCGACTCCGGGGCTCTCAGCCACGCCACCCGCCGTTGACCTCCAGCACCGCACCCGTGACGAAGTCCGCCTCTTCGCCAAGGAAGAAAACGACGGCGTGCGCCACGTCTTCGGCAGTGCCCGGCCGGCCCACGGGAACATCGGGATCAGAAATGTTTCGGGCGGCTTCCCGTGGGCGATCCGGGTCCCGTACGACGCCGGGGCAAACCACGTTGACGGTAATACCGTGGCGAGCCTCTTCCAGGGCAAGGCAGCGGCTGAAGGCGATCATCCCTGCCTTGGCCGCGACGTAGGCGGCCATGTGCGGCGCCGGGTCGGTGTGCTGTCCGCCCGTGATGCCCAGGTTGACGATCCGTCCCCAGCGTTGGGCGCGCATCGGAGCCAGCACCGCCCGGCAGGTGTAAAAGACGGAGGAGAGGTTGCTCGCCACGACGCTCTGCCACTCTTCAACGCTTTGCTGTGCCACGTCCCTCCACAGGAACATCCCAACGTTGTTAACCAGCACGTCCAGGCGGCCGTGCCGCTGTAGCACGGCATCCACGAGGGCCCCCACCTGAACCGGGTCCGTGACGTCAGCCCGATACGGCCACGCGTCCCCGCCCGCGGCGATGACGCGCCGGACGGTTTCCGCCGCCTCGTCGTCCCGGGAAAGGTAGTTCACGACGACGCTCGCGCCCCTTCGCCCCAGGGCCACCGCGATTCCTCTCCCAAGTCCCCGGGAACTTCCTGTAACCAGGCCCACCCGTCCCTCGAGCATGTGTCCCCCTCCCCGCCAGCTTTGCCAGGCCAGAGGCCGCCGGAGCCCGGCTACTCCTCGATGGCCCCACCCAGGCTTCGCAGGTGCTGGCGAAAGGTGTAGGATGGGTTGTTCGAACGGGCATGCAGGTACTCCCCGAAACGCAGCTGCTCACGGAGGCTCGTTCCGACCCGCACCTTCTCCGCCTGCGCGCGCTCCTTTTGCCAGATGGATTCGGCGATCTCGAGAAGCACCTCCACGCGCTGCCCGGGGACAAAGAGCGCGCCGTCGTCGTCAGCAAAAACCACATCGTCCGGGCCCACCCATACGTCGCCTAGTCTGGCGGTTTCCAAGGAATTGGGCGGCCGGGAGTCGAGTCTTCTCGGGCCTGCAGGGCAAGTGCCATAACTGAAGACGGGAAAGCCTAGCTGCGCCAGCTCCGTCGTATCCCGATGGGCGCCCCAGATCACGATGCCGCTCAGCCCGGCCTGCAGGGCCTCTAGCGCCGTGAGGTCGCCCACGCACCCCTCGTCAGACCGCCCGCCGTTGTCCACGACCAAAACGTCGCCGGGCTGGGCTTTCTCGATCGCCTCGAAGAAGACGTCCACGCTGCCGTAGTGGCGGGCCGGCAGCGCCCGACCGGCTGCCCGCCATCCGGGGACGAGAGGGCGCAATCCTGGCGGCGCCATGTGGAGATCGAGCCCGAGGCGCACGCAAGCGTCCGCGATGAGCGGGGTCGAAAGACGGGAAAAGGCGGCCTTGATCTTGTGGTTCTCCATGGCTGCACTCTCTCCAGCAAAGTCTCCGTCTGGCTCACCGGCGCGGGTCGAGACGCCGTCAGGTCGGCTTCACTCCCACGATGAGCGCGTTCAGCCAGCTGTAGCCTGCAAGCGGACGCACCTGTACGTCAACGAACCCCGACGCCTGCAGCCAGTCTGCGATCTCGCGGCCCGTGTAAGCCGCGCCGAACGTCATGTGCAGGCTGAACAGAGCGGGCAGCAGGGGGCCGGTCCTGTCGTCGTTGATGAGGATCTCCTGGACCGCCACCAGCCCGCCGGGCTTGAGGGACTCGTGCGCCTTGCGCAGCATGAGCCGGCAGTCGTCGGGCGTCTCGCCGTGCAGGACGCCGGAGAGGAGCACGACGTCGTTTCCTTCGCCGTAGCCGTCCTTCAGGTAATCTCCGGCGCGCAGTTCGATCCGGTCGAGGAGATTGAAACGGGCGACGACCTCCCGTGCGATGGGCATCGTTTCCGGAAGATCCAGGACGACGGCGCGGAGCTCGGGATGGCGCTGGCACAAGACGGCGGCGTAGGTCCCGGGGCCGCCTCCGACGTCGAACAGAAGGCGCCGCCCCGACACGTCGAGGGCGTTGGCGAGCGCCTCTGCCTGGCCGGCCATGGCGATGTTGTGCATGGCGAGGATCCACGTTCGGTGCGCCTCGGCCCTGTCGGACTCGCTCATTTCGGCCTTGTCCCTGGCTTCGCGGGGTCCTCGCTGGCCGGTTCGAATATAGTAATCGAGCTCCTGCCAGCGCTCCCAGCGCGCTTGGTGTTCGATGATCTCCCCCTGGTACTCCGGGCGGCCCTGTACCAGGTACCGGTCCGCGAAGGGGGTGTTTCGGTAACGCCCGTCCCGGCGGTCGACCAGCCCCAGCGCCAGGCAGGCCACCAGGAGCTTCTCCGTCCAGTCAGGGCGCGTGCCGCAGCGCGCCGCCACCTCGGCGCCGCTCGCCGGCCCCGAGGCGAGGGCGGTGAAGACGCCCAGGCGGTTGGCGGCCATCAGGGCCCCGGTGACTGTGTATGACCACACGAGGTGGTAAAAGTCGTGAAGCGGCCCGGGCTGT
This genomic interval from Bacillota bacterium contains the following:
- the trpS gene encoding tryptophan--tRNA ligase — its product is MQAKTAEKTGSDVSLRDLAPGDRPVRPVLVTGIRPTGTLHVGNLIGAMHGLQHYQAHYRCHYFVADIHALTTYRGPDKAADGDPLLVRTLHVARTYLAAGLDPGRTLLYRQSGVAAHVCELFTYLAMATPLGELLRCPTFKEKTRRQPHNVNLGLVSYPVLMAADILLLNAEVVPVGEDQLVHLELAREIVRRFNGRHGPVFQEPRPLPENAVRVPSLTGNGKMSKSGTKESAILVTDTPEQIRQKVGGAFSDPLRVDRHLPGHPTPDGCNVFHLHTFFTRYHERERIAHRCLAAEIGCVECKQHLAGSLMTFLGPIQEAAERLTDDDVLEVLEDGERRVRSRAEATIVRVREAIGLRMV
- a CDS encoding SDR family oxidoreductase; this encodes MLEGRVGLVTGSSRGLGRGIAVALGRRGASVVVNYLSRDDEAAETVRRVIAAGGDAWPYRADVTDPVQVGALVDAVLQRHGRLDVLVNNVGMFLWRDVAQQSVEEWQSVVASNLSSVFYTCRAVLAPMRAQRWGRIVNLGITGGQHTDPAPHMAAYVAAKAGMIAFSRCLALEEARHGITVNVVCPGVVRDPDRPREAARNISDPDVPVGRPGTAEDVAHAVVFFLGEEADFVTGAVLEVNGGWRG
- a CDS encoding RraA family protein codes for the protein MENHKIKAAFSRLSTPLIADACVRLGLDLHMAPPGLRPLVPGWRAAGRALPARHYGSVDVFFEAIEKAQPGDVLVVDNGGRSDEGCVGDLTALEALQAGLSGIVIWGAHRDTTELAQLGFPVFSYGTCPAGPRRLDSRPPNSLETARLGDVWVGPDDVVFADDDGALFVPGQRVEVLLEIAESIWQKERAQAEKVRVGTSLREQLRFGEYLHARSNNPSYTFRQHLRSLGGAIEE
- a CDS encoding methyltransferase, translating into MDRTGHIGQPGPLHDFYHLVWSYTVTGALMAANRLGVFTALASGPASGAEVAARCGTRPDWTEKLLVACLALGLVDRRDGRYRNTPFADRYLVQGRPEYQGEIIEHQARWERWQELDYYIRTGQRGPREARDKAEMSESDRAEAHRTWILAMHNIAMAGQAEALANALDVSGRRLLFDVGGGPGTYAAVLCQRHPELRAVVLDLPETMPIAREVVARFNLLDRIELRAGDYLKDGYGEGNDVVLLSGVLHGETPDDCRLMLRKAHESLKPGGLVAVQEILINDDRTGPLLPALFSLHMTFGAAYTGREIADWLQASGFVDVQVRPLAGYSWLNALIVGVKPT